The window GAGTCAACTATCGAGAATGTTAGAAATTCCTGTCTTACTGTTAACTTGATTTCTACTAATCTGGATTCTGTTCACAAATGTGTTTGTGATCCTGACATATCCATGACCAGTGGGTATGACTTCGATATTGATGCTTTGTACCCTTCAAAATACAACGAAATACATGCTATGTGGGCTCATACCCGTGTTTGATATTTACACCTGAGATCTTATTACATAGGGTTGGTCCTCCCATAGAGTTAATAATTCTTTGATCTTAACTTGCACTTTGCATATCGACCTGGAGAAATATTAAGGTTATTTTGGTTCGTTATTGAGCTAACTCTTGGGCCAGAAAAATCGCATGGATCTAGTTTTTGAAATATTGATATTTATTTTTAGAACTGTCTTAGTTTGGACATATCTATAGAAGATAAATTCGATGTAATTGGCTGGTCCAACTGGTACTCCTTCAGTAGACCCTAAATTCAGATCTGATCCACGTATCATTACTCCTTAAAGCTGCTATTTTCTTAATCTATAAAACAATATGAATATGAGTGAATCGTCTCTGCAAATATATCAATTTAGCCACTTTTAAATTATGTCTCAATTCCAAATTAGTTAGGGTCGGTATGAATAGTCTCGGCAAATATATCTCCGATATATGCTGGTACCTTCTCCTCAATTCATTTACAATGCTTTGCTTTATGTTCCCTTCTTGCTTTTACCGCTGTGCGATGGGGCTCTACATGTCGTGGAATAATCATAAGGATCGATAGTTTAATAGAACGAAACTACCCAATAGGTGGGGCATTGGCCACGTGCTCACCCCACACAATTTCTTGTTTTTAAATTATGTTGTTTTGTGCAGGATTTGTCTATGACTTGCATGTTTTGTTCTATGATTAGAGTTTAGTAACTTGGTACATACGATGTACTTATATTCCCTACAAAGTATTTGGGATTGCCTTTGGGCTCTAAATACAAATCAACTGAGTTTGATGAGAATGTAATTGAAAGATGTGACGGAGTTGGCCTCATGGAAAATTTAGTACCTGTCAATGGGAGGTAGGCTAGTGTCTTGGACAGTTTACCTACCTGCTAGGCTGCTACCTATCACAGTTCCCAATCACCTGAAAAGTGGAAAAACAACTGGATAAGTTGAGGAGCAAATTCCAGTGAGAAGGAAATCACGAGCAACATAAATTCCTCCTTGTCAATAGCAGAAACGTTATGAATTCTAAGGAGGTAGATAGCTTGGGTTTAGAAATCTGAAGATACACAACCAATCCCTCTCGATGAAATGGTTGTGCAGATTTAATATCAATAAAGAGGTGCCCTCGGGGCTTTGATCTAGTGGTAAGAGCGCATCACATTATGTGTGGGTTAGGTGCATGTCATAGATTTGAACCCTGCTGCAGACAAAAGCCTGGTATTtgagtggagaagggtagaggggcgggCCCATATCCACTTTGTTTCAAATGGTGTGCCACTGCCCCACGGGGTTTCTCGATTATGAAAAGAATATCAATAAGAGACTTAGTGGAGAAAagtaattgtgccaagcatggaATGCAATCTCAATGGAGGACAAGAATATTTACTCTGCCACTTGGAATAGGCCCATGGAAATATATCAGCCAGCAGTGATATTTCAGCAAATATATATGCTACTAAATATATAATTGGCCTTGGAAAATCTTACTGAGAACAAAGGCCCCCATAAAGGTAAATTGCTTCACATGGATTCTGATGCATGAGGCGTTTTTTACCAAGGACAATCTAATGAATGGAGGATTCAAACTAAGCAATAGATGTTACCTCCGTCAGAATGTGTATGCGAGAGACCTTTTTGCAATGTAACAAAGGAAGCTTGGAATATGTTCCTGAACCCTTTTGGCTTGCAGTTGGTCACAGCTAATGGAATAAATGAAACCTTCAGCAGCTGGACTCTTTGGAAAGTTCAGAAAGACAGAGAGGAAGCTGTGGCAGTCCATCCCCAGCTGTCATTTTTGGACAATATTGAAAGAAAGGAATAGAAGATGCTTCGAAGGAGAAGCAACCTTAATCTCCGCTTTGATAGCTAGATGTCTTTTGAATCTGCACGGTTGGGAAAAGtgttttgaattaatttttggCTTTTGTTGACTCTTTCTCTATCGCTTCTACATAGGAGTCAATTCTGTATAGTTTGCTTACTTTATCAAAAAATCTAAACGTGGAAGTTATTTTCACCTTGTTTGGTAATTATTTCTTGATTTTCTACAATTTTACATACAGTTCCACTTTTTCTTgctctttaaaattaaattcgtCTTTTAGCATactgaaaataaaatatctaCAGCTTACACCCAACCCATACACTTGCCTTTTAACGCAGTTCTTGAACAAATTAAAGATTTAAATCATCGCAACCAGAAGGAACTGAGGACATTATTCTCTATATTCTTTTACCTGTTTTTTCCCTCTCTATCCATTATTGAATTCTCTCCAATTTCCATGGAAGAAAAAACAGTAATAAACACTTCAATGGTGAAGTGCCACTTTGCTGACAAGCTACCCCataaattatctttttttttaaatggtaaCAGAAGCTACCCCATAAATTTCTTCATTTGTGATCCATGATCTTCATGTTGTGATTGCTCAATAGTTATGAAGCTGTAACTGAAGGCTGGTTTGTCAATTACTAACTTCCTGTTTCTGATagcagaagaagaaaagaaaagtgtAAATTCCACCTAAGAAGTTAGACATTCAAAAATGGTGTTCTTGGAGCAAACTTCTTTAGAAAGTGTTCTATTTATCTTTTAGAGCTTTATACGAATTTTCCACATTTTgactgaattttaattttttgtttaccCTAATGATTCTTTTACAATGGTTTTCTTACacctttttgatgttattttgttcAATTGGTGTTGTGCAGGATCAAGCATTTTCTGAAAATGACGCCTTTTTTGCATGGACATTTGTAAATAGGAGACCCTTGTGGCAAACACTTCTCTCATTTTTCTGGCCGGTTTTGACGTTAGCAATCTGTTTGTTTCCTGTTTATCCCCATTCAGTCAAATTGCTTATACTATACTCATGCGCCGGTCTCCTCCTCCTCATACTTTGTTTGCTATTCAGTAAGTATTTGGTGCTTGTTACCCTTTCACTTCTCAAATTTCCTTGTTATTCAGCTTCATTTTTGTGTGTAGAGCTGTATGATGCACCGTGATGTGGCCACACTAATACTTGAAAAAATTAACAGCTTCTGACAATCGTAATATTGTGACATGGGGGATGCATCAAATAATTTAGCAAGTCGATAGGTCCTTCAATCATCCATAGTTGCAAAAGGTGGAACAGAAGTGTATTAAACCTTAACCTACTTACAAAGATTTGCTGTTTTATATATCACTCAAACACCAAATATTTGTTTGATCGACTACGAAGCAAAAAAAATCTTGGTTTGCTTGAGATTAGCGACTGGAGGTACAGTCTACCATTCATATGTAGAGGAAAcgtaaaaaagaaaattaatttatattgCCCTACATGTTTCTCACATGGAAAACCTTTCGACGGtacttttttcatttgtttttttcttataggcttaaaagtaaatatattCAACTCCGTTTCTACCTGTTACTGTGGAGTCAGGCCTTGATCTATTTGTCCAACAAGTTCAGTCAGCCAACTGCTTAGAATTTTCTAATTCTAAAATACTCCTACTGGTCTGTATCATAGAAACCCTATGAAagcttcttttctatttttgtctATGACAGATTTATGGAAATTGCCAATCATATTTTGTTATCCTTCACTTGAATCCTCTAATCTAAATGGCACACATTGACAAATTTTATTAAAGCACTTCTGCTGGTAGTGGTGCCTGTAATATTTCCTTTATTTATGGGTAATTTTTCTGGTGTAAAATGGTGGCTCGGGCTGTTCAAGTCATGGTCTTCAAGCTTGTCATGTATTTTTGAGTCTGctatttgaaatttgaagtaaACTGCCAttacaaaagattttttttatgcTTGCAGTAAGAGCTTTGATCTTTGGTGCCATATGGGTACTTTTTGGAAAGCGTGTCTGGTTCTTTCCCAACATTCTTGCCGAGGAAGCAACGCTGCAAGATTTGTTCCAGTTTTGGCCTCAGAAGGATGAGGGCGAGCGACCTAAGTGGACAGCAAGGCTTTTCTATGCAATAGTAGCTGTGCTTGTTGTTTTGCTTCTGAGGCATCACGCTCCTGATGAGGCTGCAAGAGCCAGGTGTGCTTGCTTGCATTTTTATCTCTCAAGCCTATGAGTTCATTTGAGGAAACAGAATAAAAATCAATTTGTATATGTTGAGATTTCCTGGAAACAATCTCGATGCACTAGATTCTGGATGTTCATACAGATTAACTTCACGGGCAAATAACTTGCAATTTAGTTTCATATCTTGAGAAGCCGCCAGGGCTTTGGTTAGTGATAATAGTGCAGCACATGATGTGTGGTTAGGCGCACACCACAGGTTCGTACTCTGCCGCAAACAAAAActgtatttaagtggagaagggtagagagGCGAACCTATTATCCCCCGAGTTTTGAACTATGTACCACTGGTTGGGGAGTTCTcggttaaagaaaaaaaaagggtgtCATATTTTGAGAATTGATTTAGTCAACCTAGGAACCGCGAGCCAGCAATTTGGTGGAGGCTTCTGATTCGAATCTGTCCCTTTTCTTTTTAACCGAGAAATTTCTGAGGGCCAACTGGCGTATGGTTCGAAACACAGTGGATCAAGTTTAATATCAGGCTTTAGGCTTTGGCAAAGAGTTCGAACTCGTAACATGTACCTAACTCACAGATCATGCACTGCGCCTTTACCACTAGACCAAAACCAAATCCCTGGGGGTTTCGAATCTGTTCTTTTATTCTGCTATATAAATTCTCTTTCTGTTTTTCGGACATACTGATTTTTTGGGATAGACCCTGCTGAAACTGAAATTCTTTTTTATCTACCTTGCAGGTATCAGAGGCGAGTTTCGAACATTATCGATGATGTGCTTGAGTGGTCTCCTAGACAGGCTCTGTCAGGGATGATGGAAACCGTGGTCAATGTCACCGAGTCTAACGATAATGCACCTGATGGTAGCAAAAGTAGCAGTGAAAAAGTTAATTTCCCAGATGACCTAGACGAAGAAACCATTCCCAAAGATGAAATTGGGGATGTTACTGGAAATGTAGAAGATAGTGATCATCAGCAAAGTGACTTGTAATTTATAAATGTTTGAATCATATGCTTTCAAGATTTTGATTTTGGTATCAGCTATCTTTTGTACCTTTTTTGCTGTGCTGATTCTCTTTTACCGTCAAGTATAATGCGGCACTCTATTTTGGTAACTTAACTAAATTTGAGAGCCAAGAAAGGTAAGTCCCCTAAGTAATATTTTGAAGCTTGGTTTCAAGACTAAAAAATATTTATGTTTGATAgaaagaaattcacaatttatgTCGAGTGTCAACTTGTATATTGTCCTTGATGAACAAAGCTGTTTGTTCCATCAATCAATGTAAGGTTAAAAGCCTAACTGCTAGCAGCAAATAAAGTTATAGAAATATGTGGCAATATTTGATTAGACATGACGTTTAAGAAAAACTTTTTAAACTTTTGATATTTAACATGTTATCTCTATAAAAGCACATTATTAAAGGTAAAtagaaagtttaaagttaaattatttttaaatataaaaatatgttctTTTGTTGGGACATATTAATAAGTAAAGAGAGACAAAATGAAATAAAGAGAGCATTATTTTTGTTAAGTTGTGGTACCTTTGCGTATAATTGTACTTGTTCATGTTCTTTAAAGATGTCAAATCAAGATTGATCCTGCTAACACTTGACTCCCTGCCAAGTATAAGGGAAAACTATGCTTTGATTCCAAACTAGTTGATGTATAGATCCTCATTATCAGTTTCTCTCCACATTCTGTATTATGGGAATTTTTCATAAATTGACTAGCTTTATGCTGCGCATCAATCTGCAACAGCACTCACTCCTATTATGGAGTTAATACCTTACCGAGCCAATACAAAGTTCAACATCACTGGCCATTGCACACAAACTTTCACCTCACACTACAAACCATTTTTTCCCCAAATCGATTGTGTCCAGACCAGCTTGCGCGAATTTCATcacttggaagatattccagattCTACCGTCATCATAAAGCCCAGGAACACAATGCCACTATTatcaaattaaataaacaaaatagAAGTTCCACAAAATCAGGATCCTAAGATACAGCAACAGAAAGGAAATATGACAAGTATACAACCTACCTACAACTTTACATCCACCTAAAGGAAATATGACAAGTCTACAGCATACCTACAACTTTACATACCCTTAAATTACACAACATTTAGTAGCCATATGCCTACTAAAGTCTTCCTTTTCAACGCTAGTCTTAATCCATTTTCTTTTTTCTACAGAAGGGAAGAACTGAATTTACAACGCGGACAACCTCTCCTTCCCATAACATTGAAATAAAAAGCCAAGGATGAACTGCCACCAGTCTCGAACAAACCAAGACTGAAACATATAACTACTGATATGATCAGATAAGATTCAGTCCCTCTGCCAAAGTACTAAACCTCACAACGCAGAAAGATCCGGGTTAGAACTTAGAACCAGAACCAGAACCGGTTCCCTTTGAAGTATCAGTATCTGACTTTTTTGCAAAACGCCCTCCGGAAGCTCTTGCCCTTTTCAAAGCATGCTGATGTCGCGACTCGTGAAGATATGGCTGTATTATCGAGGAAGAGAGGAAATATCAGTAATGAGGATGAGTAAACAGAATAAACCGAGCACATCTCAAATATGACCAGCATGAATTCGTGCAAAACCATTTCAGCCAATCTTGtgaattcaaaagaaaaatacagCGACAGAGAAACTCATAATGGTATTAATAACCAAAACATTGGCCTACAGAGTTCCTTTCACCATCAGTGGTGTTTTCGACTCAACAGTGGAAAAAAATAAAGTGGGAAACAACACTCTGCACAGATAAAAGAAGAGTAATATAAGATTATCTTACTCCATTTTGGGGGTGGTGCCTGGGGGAAGAGGGGGGGGGTAAACAGTTGCATCTCTTTctttaaatgat is drawn from Nicotiana tabacum cultivar K326 chromosome 22, ASM71507v2, whole genome shotgun sequence and contains these coding sequences:
- the LOC107782517 gene encoding uncharacterized protein LOC107782517, encoding MKKPGGAEKKKVRRSPGVASNGSNITPPRKQGVKKDVFQLFAEKVRDHKGLVSRWAVLQETRVEYFRGKDFVAFVKNHSELKDILESDRDLEPEDIANTLLKKNLLVRCDRVVKTVRPGKKKLSSWPAHLEIYHDQAFSENDAFFAWTFVNRRPLWQTLLSFFWPVLTLAICLFPVYPHSVKLLILYSCAGLLLLILCLLFIRALIFGAIWVLFGKRVWFFPNILAEEATLQDLFQFWPQKDEGERPKWTARLFYAIVAVLVVLLLRHHAPDEAARARYQRRVSNIIDDVLEWSPRQALSGMMETVVNVTESNDNAPDGSKSSSEKVNFPDDLDEETIPKDEIGDVTGNVEDSDHQQSDL